A genome region from Micromonospora peucetia includes the following:
- a CDS encoding alpha/beta fold hydrolase — protein MPTSYVGRDGGRIAYEVHGQGSLVVLSHGMGENRRSFRHLVPLLVAAGHRVASVDVRGHGESTAGWPSYAPAEVGADLLAVVRDLGDGPATLVGNSSSAAAVVFAAADAPALVNGIVQIGPFVRQPKLNPFMRLALAAVLRSPRLFGLFHRTLFPCARPADDAAYRRAMVATLREPGRMAATRGLNVPADPHWTTRAREVRQPVLVLMGAQDPDFPDPGAEARAARRLFATAEARMIDDSGHYPHADQPARTAAQLTEFLAVTGA, from the coding sequence ATGCCAACTAGCTATGTGGGGCGGGACGGCGGGCGGATCGCCTACGAGGTGCACGGGCAGGGGTCGCTCGTCGTCCTCTCGCACGGCATGGGGGAGAACCGCCGCTCGTTCCGGCACCTGGTCCCGTTGCTCGTCGCGGCCGGGCACCGGGTGGCGTCGGTGGACGTCCGGGGGCACGGCGAGTCCACCGCCGGCTGGCCGTCGTACGCCCCGGCCGAGGTCGGCGCCGACCTGCTCGCGGTGGTCCGCGACCTCGGCGACGGACCGGCCACCCTGGTCGGCAACTCGTCCAGCGCCGCGGCCGTGGTCTTCGCCGCCGCCGACGCCCCCGCGCTCGTCAACGGCATCGTCCAGATCGGCCCGTTCGTCAGGCAGCCGAAGCTCAACCCGTTCATGCGGCTGGCCCTGGCCGCCGTGCTGCGCAGCCCCCGGCTGTTCGGGCTGTTCCACCGCACGCTCTTCCCGTGCGCCCGGCCGGCCGACGACGCGGCGTACCGCAGGGCGATGGTCGCCACCCTGCGCGAGCCCGGCCGGATGGCGGCGACCCGTGGCCTGAACGTGCCGGCCGACCCGCACTGGACCACCCGCGCCCGCGAGGTCCGGCAGCCGGTGCTGGTGCTGATGGGCGCGCAGGACCCGGACTTCCCCGACCCGGGCGCCGAGGCACGGGCGGCCCGCCGGCTCTTCGCCACCGCCGAGGCCCGGATGATCGACGACTCCGGCCACTACCCGCACGCCGACCAGCCGGCGCGTACCGCCGCCCAGCTCACCGAGTTCCTGGCGGTCACCGGTGCCTAG
- a CDS encoding proline dehydrogenase family protein: protein MLRTIILAASRSSQVERLVATAPFTRDLVRRFVAGARTDDALRATRELVDDGLAVTLDNLGEDTVTPEQATATRDEYVRLLRELSGAGLTPAAEVSVKLSALGQMFDEQLAYDNARAICAAAEAAGTTVTLDMEDHTTTDSTLDILAKLRKDHPSTGAVLQAYLRRTESDCRELATEGSRVRLCKGAYKEPESVAYQSTREVDKSYVRCMNILMSGDGHPMLATHDPRLIAIGEDRARWFDRGPERFEFQMLYGIRPEEQARLVGEGYTVRTYLPYGEDWYGYLMRRLAERPANLMFFGRAVVSKK from the coding sequence ATGCTCCGTACCATCATCCTCGCTGCCTCCCGGTCATCGCAGGTCGAGCGGCTCGTCGCGACGGCCCCGTTCACCCGGGACCTCGTCCGCCGGTTCGTCGCCGGCGCCAGGACCGACGACGCGTTGCGCGCGACCCGCGAGCTCGTCGACGACGGCCTCGCGGTCACTCTCGACAACCTCGGCGAGGACACCGTCACCCCCGAGCAGGCCACCGCCACCCGCGACGAGTACGTGCGGCTGCTGAGGGAGCTATCCGGCGCGGGGCTCACCCCGGCGGCCGAGGTGAGCGTCAAGCTGTCGGCGCTCGGCCAGATGTTCGACGAGCAGCTCGCCTACGACAACGCGCGGGCGATCTGCGCCGCCGCCGAGGCGGCGGGCACCACGGTCACCCTGGACATGGAGGACCACACCACCACCGACTCGACGCTGGACATCCTCGCCAAGCTGCGCAAGGACCACCCGTCGACCGGGGCGGTGCTCCAGGCGTACCTGCGGCGGACCGAGTCGGACTGCCGCGAGCTGGCCACGGAGGGCTCCCGGGTGCGGCTGTGCAAGGGCGCGTACAAGGAGCCGGAGTCGGTGGCCTACCAGTCCACCCGCGAGGTGGACAAGTCCTACGTGCGCTGCATGAACATCCTGATGTCCGGCGACGGCCATCCGATGCTGGCCACCCACGACCCCCGCCTGATCGCCATCGGCGAGGACCGGGCCCGCTGGTTCGACCGCGGCCCCGAGCGATTCGAGTTCCAGATGCTGTACGGCATCCGCCCGGAGGAGCAGGCCCGGCTGGTCGGCGAGGGCTACACCGTGCGCACCTACCTGCCCTACGGCGAGGACTGGTACGGCTACCTGATGCGCCGGCTCGCCGAGCGTCCGGCCAACCTGATGTTCTTCGGCCGGGCCGTGGTCTCGAAGAAGTGA